The following nucleotide sequence is from Trifolium pratense cultivar HEN17-A07 linkage group LG2, ARS_RC_1.1, whole genome shotgun sequence.
ATATAATATACACCCtcaagtttttaattttaaacatGATTTTTTATGGAAGAACTGTAGCCACTCTGATCATCATAGTACCTAGACCAAAGCATAACACCTCCATATTTGGAAGAATCCTTAATTGCTGGAAGCACTTTTGAAGTAAGATCAGTggcaggaatgaatccactaccTGCAGCTTGAGGAGAAGCTGGCAGCCCCAAGAAGATTTTCTTGGCTGGAATATCAGATATCCATTGTTTCCATGCATCTTCAAGATTGCTAATTGCACCTCCACTATATTGACAAGGAGGGTTATTGTAGAATTGAACCCAAACACAATCAAAAAGACCGGTTTTAAGGGCATTTCCTATCCAAGCATCAGGAAAAGGGCATTGAGGAGCAGCTGTCAAGTATACATTTTTGTTGTATACTTTAAGGTATCTAGCAAGATCGTCCCAGTAAAGATTTGTTCCTCCTTCAATGTCGAAATCAATACCATCGAGAACAGCAGGACCGAGAGGGCGAGATGGAGATTGTCCTCCTAAAAAGTTGTTCCAAAGATAAGTTGCTACTTGTTTCGCATCCTGAGAGGATACAAGCGAGTAGCCACCGGCAGCTCCTCCTATTGATAACAACACCTTAATGCCTTTGGCTTGACAAGACTTAATGTCAGAGGTTAACTTTGTACAAGTATTACTGTATGGATCGCAATGTCCGGCTAGGTTTATCATTGGTTTTTGGCCATTTCCAAATGTTGGAAGAAAGGCTAAGATAACAAATTCATAGTTCCCCGTGGCACAAGTTTGTGCAAGGGTTCCTTCATTACCATTTTGTCCCCAATAGATAGCTATGCTGCCAGCATTAGAACCATATGCTAAAGCTAACAGTATCAAGGAGAAGAATGAAACTGAAATTGCCAATTTAGCCATTTTCACAAGTACTAGACAAATTCAAGTGTGATGATAAATTGTGCTTTTATTTTAGTTTGTAGAACTATGGTGTTAGATGAGGATATTTATAAGGTGAAAATTAATATAACATACCTTTAATATTCAACGGTTTGTTTGCTCATGCAACTTGTCCTCATACTTAGTCCAAAATTGCAATCACTAATGTTGATAAATATTAAGGAAGCAGCGTGCAAATTAACCAACATCTATTTACTCTTTGTTCACTAGTGTTTCCAATTTTCTTTCACTTCACTCT
It contains:
- the LOC123905089 gene encoding acidic endochitinase-like, whose translation is MAKLAISVSFFSLILLALAYGSNAGSIAIYWGQNGNEGTLAQTCATGNYEFVILAFLPTFGNGQKPMINLAGHCDPYSNTCTKLTSDIKSCQAKGIKVLLSIGGAAGGYSLVSSQDAKQVATYLWNNFLGGQSPSRPLGPAVLDGIDFDIEGGTNLYWDDLARYLKVYNKNVYLTAAPQCPFPDAWIGNALKTGLFDCVWVQFYNNPPCQYSGGAISNLEDAWKQWISDIPAKKIFLGLPASPQAAGSGFIPATDLTSKVLPAIKDSSKYGGVMLWSRYYDDQSGYSSSIKNHV